The following are encoded in a window of Trichomycterus rosablanca isolate fTriRos1 chromosome 13, fTriRos1.hap1, whole genome shotgun sequence genomic DNA:
- the LOC134325128 gene encoding sushi domain-containing protein 6-like, which translates to MSEGISESGSSAKASSSHSTLSWSLLLFLIPVLPTAQTSSCVRPFSIQHGRVNVTETNRGSFPVGTVLQYSCDSGYTVDGLSLVVCTREGLWSSGIPRCLHNSHCPPPYEPENGGYTCHPSPCQRLTHGTVVKYFCDEGYTLKGNYKYLTCQKGNWNGPMQVSCVLTQGCVRPFSVQHGRVNMTETNRSSFPLGTVLQYSCDSDYSLDGPNIIVCTREGLWSSGPPRCLYNSLCSLPFQPENGGYTCHPSSCHHLTHGTVVEYFCEEGYTLKGDYKYLTCQNGDWTGPMQISCVLSQENHAAPVLGMDTLSIVATTASTVAVVLLLVVVFVLLQPKLKSLHNARREQEGTAQPVTIMVEGVQVTLPSYEEAVSGAGRTVMPGPLPHAQLESLEHSLAQTSSSQDGEIAVVHQPQSSSSYSSSSSWSLEGPQGATAASSAFQNQDSSQQNSLPSPHDSEQDVADDIPLLKES; encoded by the exons ATGTCAGAAGGAATCTCTGAGAGTGGTTCATCAGCCAAGGCCTCATCATCACATTCTACACTGTCCTGGTCTCTGTTGCTATTTCTGATTCCTGTTCTGCCTACTGCACAGACATCTA GCTGTGTGAGGCCATTCTCTATCCAGCATGGTCGGGTGAACGTGACTGAGACGAACAGGGGCTCATTCCCTGTGGGCACTGTGCTGCAATACAGCTGTGATTCAGGCTACACTGTGGATGGTCTCAGCCTTGTTGTCTGCACCAGAGAGGGTCTCTGGTCTTCAGGCATACCACGTTGCCTTCATAACAGCC aCTGTCCCCCTCCCTATGAGCCAGAGAATGGTGGTTACACATGCCACCCATCTCCATGTCAGCGTCTGACTCATGGCACAGTGGTGAAGTATTTCTGTGATGAGGGCTACACGCTGAAGGGAAATTACAAATATCTCACCTGCCAGAAGGGTAACTGGAACGGACCTATGCAGGTCAGCTGTGTGCTCACTCAAG GTTGTGTAAGGCCTTTCTCAGTTCAACATGGCAGAGTAAACATGACTGAGACAAACAGAAGCTCGTTCCCTTTGGGAACTGTGCTGCAGTACAGCTGCGATTCAGACTACAGTTTGGATGGCCCCAACATCATTGTCTGCACCAGAGAGGGTCTCTGGTCTTCAGGTCCACCACGCTGCCTTTACAATAGTT TGTGCAGTCTCCCATTTCAGCCAGAGAATGGGGGTTACACCTGCCACCCATCTTCATGCCATCATCTGACTCATGGTACAGTGGTGGAGTATTTTTGTGAAGAAGGCTACACTCTTAAGGGAGACTACAAATATCTCACCTGTCAGAATGGGGACTGGACCGGCCCCATGCAGATCAGCTGTGTGCTTAGTCAAG AAAACCATGCAGCTCCTGTGCTGGGGATGGATACCTTGTCCATCGTGGCAACCACAGCCAGCACTGTAGCTGTTGTCCTTCTCCTTGTGGTGGTGTTTGTCTTACTGCAACCAAAACTGAAGTCTTTACATAATGCACG GCGTGAGCAGGAAGGCACTGCGCAACCTGTGACCATCATGGTAGAGGGTGTGCAGGTGACCTTGCCATCCTATGAGGAAGCTGTGTCCGGAGCTGGACGTACGGTCATGCCTGGACCCCTACCCCACGCACAGCTGGAGTCTTTGGAGCATTCTTTAGCCCAGACTTCATCCTCACAGGATGGGGAGATTGCAGTGGTACATCAACCACAATCTTCTTCTTCctactcctcctcctcctcctggagCTTGGAGGGCCCACAGGGAGCTACTGCAGCGTCCTCAGCATTCCAGAATCAAGACTCCAGTCAACAAAACAGTTTACCGTCTCCACATGACTCAGAGCAGGATGTGGCTGATG ACATTCCTTTATTAAAGGAGTCCTGA